Genomic DNA from Leptotrichia wadei:
CAGACGACGAAATAAAAAAAATGAAATCAGAGCTTGCCATTAAGGAAGAAAGAATTGCCAAAAAAGAGGAAACATTAGAAACCAAAATGGAACGTCTGGAGGAGAAAGAAGCTAAAAGTGATAAACACCGTGAAAAATTATTCCGCAGAGAAAAAGAACTGGAAGAAATGATTGCAAGTGAGGAAAAAGAATTGGAAAGAATCTCAGAATTGACACAAGAGGATGCTAGAAAAATCATCTTGACTAAATTGGAAAATGAGTTAGATCATGATAAAGCTGTGTTAATTAGAGATTATGAGTATAATTTAGACAGGGAAAAAGACAGGATTGCCAAGAGAATTATTTCTACTGCAATTGGAAAGGCTTCTGCTGATTATGTTGTAGATTCAACAATTTCAGTTATCCAACTGCCGAGCGAAGAAATGAAAGGTAGAATTATAGGGCGTGAAGGTAGAAATATAAGAGCTATCGAAGCAGCAACTGGAGTTGATTTGATAATTGATGATACTCCTGAAGCAGTTGTATTATCTTCATTTGATGGGGTAAGAAGAGAAGTAGCTAAAATCGCACTTGAAAAATTAATTTCAGATGGACGTATTCATCCAACCAAAATAGAGGAAGTCGTAGCAAAGGCACAGCATGAAGTGGATGAAAGCATATTAGATGCGGCAGAACAGGCTATTCTAGAAGTAGGTATTCCAACATTACCACGTGAAGTACTGAAAGTATTTGGACGATTAAAATTCAGAACCTCTTTTGGACAAAATATTTTACAGCATTCAATAGAAGTTGCACACATAGCGGCGGCATTAGCAGCAGAAATCGGTGCAAATGTTGATATAGCTAAAAGAGCAGCATTGCTACATGATATTGGAAAGGCTTTTTCACACGAACAGGAAGGTTCACATGCTTTAAATGGCGGAGAATTTTTGAGAAAATTTTCTAAAGAAAGTGAAATTGTCATAAATGCAGTAGAAGCACATCATAATGAAGTTGAACAGTTAAGTATTGAAGCAGTAATAGTGCAAGCTGCAGATTCAATTTCAGCTTCAAGACCAGGTGCAAGACGTGAAACATTATCAAATTACTTAAAACGTCTCGAACAATTGGAAGAAATTGCCAATAGTCATGAAGGAATCGAAAGTTCGTATGCAATTCAAGCTGGAAGAGAGTTGAGATTAATAGTTCGTCCAGATAATATTGATGATGACAAGGCTACAATATTGGCAAGAGATGTGGCTAAAGAAATTGAAGAAAAAATGCAATATCCAGGACAAATAAAAGTTACTGTTATTAGAGAAACTAGAGCTGTGGAATATGCAAAATAGTAAAAGATAATAATAAATTAAGAATAGAGTTAATCCATTAAAAAATATCCTTTTAGAGAGTATTCAAAATTTTTGTAAACTTGAAAATAGAGATAATTTTATTTTGGAGACTCTTTTTTTATCATAAATAGAAAAAATAAATTAATAAAAACTATAAAAAAATGATAATATGTAGTATAATAAATATCATATAATAAAACTATTTGGTAATTTAACTATATGAGTTTATTATTTAGTTAAGAGAGAATTGAAGATGTAAAGGAATGATTTTAGATGAAATTTTTAATAATTGGAGATGTTGTTGGAAGACCTGGTAGAAATACACTATTTAAATATTTAGAAAAAAGACGGCAAAATTATGATTTTATTATTGTAAATGGAGAAAATTCTGCTGGTGGATTTGGGATAAATGTGAAAATTGCAAAGGAAATGTTTGAACGTGGAGTGGATGTTATAACTTTGGGAAATCATAGTTGGGATAAAAGGGAGATTTATCCTTATATTAATGAACAGAAAAATTTGATTAGACCTATTAATTTCACGAAAGAAGCTCCAGGAAATGGTTATACAATTGTAGAGAAAAATGAGATAAAAGTAGCAGTTATAAATGCACAATGTAAAGTATTTATGCCGCCAATTGCCTGTCCATTTTTGGCAGTTGAGGAAGTTTTGCCTAAAATAAAGGAAAAAACAGATATTATTGTGCTTGATTTTCACGGAGAAGCTACTTCGGAAAAGCAGGCAATGGGATGGAATTTAACTGGAAGAGTATCGGCAGTTTATGGAACACATACACATACTCAAACGGCTGATGAAAGAATATTACCTGGAGGAACCGCTTATATTTCAGATATTGGAATGACAGGAGGACATGATGGTATTTTGGGAATGAATAGAAGAGAAAGTATTCAAAGATTTAAAGATGGAATGCCAACAAGATATTCTGTATGTGAAGAAAATTTAAGAATTAATGGAATTGAACTGAAAGTAGATGAAAAGATAGGAAAAGCAGTTTCTATAAAACGTGTAAATATGGGATACGATGAAATATAAAAATAGGGGAAAAATTTAAGAATGAAGTGGATAAAAGTAAAAGTAGACTATTTTTCAGATAGTTTAGAAAAAACTAAAGCAAAATTAGTAAATATGTTTAATGAAATTGGAATTAATCAAGTTGAAGTAATTGATTACTTTTCAGAAAATGAACTTGACTATAATGCAAATTTTTCTAGTAAAAATGATGTTTGGAGCATTATTGGATATATTGTAGATAATAGATTTGCAAATACAAAATTAAATATTATTTTTAATAATTTAAAAGAATTTATGGAAAGTGAAAATGAGTTTATATATGAAATTTTTACAGCTAAATGTAACGATGAAGACTGGCAAGATGAATGGAAAAAGTATTTCCATACTGTAAACATAACTGATAATATTGTGATAAAGCCCAGCTGGGATGAATATGAGCCGTCTGATAACGAAATTGTAGTTGAGATTGATCCTGGACTTGCTTTCGGAACTGGAACACATGAAACAACTTCACTTTGTGTGGAATTTTTGGAAAAATATGCCAAAAATAAGAAAAAATTGCTTGATATTGGATGTGGCTCTGGAATTTTAATGTTAATTGGGAAAAAATTAGGTGTAGAAAAAGTCGTTGGAATTGACATTGATGAAAAAGTAAATGATGTTGTACTGGAAAATTTTTCTAAAAATGGAATAAATGACAATTTTCAAGTAATAATTGGAAATCTTGTAGATAATGTAAATGAAAAATATGACCTGGTTGTTTCAAATATTTTGGTGGATGTTTTAGAAAAACTGCTTGAGGATATAGAGAAGGCTTTGGAAAAGGGGGCTATAGTTATTTTTTCTGGAATTCTAAATGAAAAAGAAGAGGCGTTTTTAAAAAAGGCTAAAAATTATAATTTGAAGCAGATTGACAGAAAAGATAAGAATAATTGGGTGTCGCTTGTTTTTAAATATGAGAGTTAATCGAATAAAAAATTCAAGTTGTTCTAAATATATTTAATAAAATAAATTAATAAAAGTAGAAAGTGAGAAAATATGATAATTGCTATTGATGGTCCAGCTGGAAGTGGTAAAAGCACCATTGCAAAACTAATTGCAAAGGATATAGGGCTTGTTTATCTCGATACAGGGGCTATGTATAGGCTTGTTACGTTAAAAGCTTTGAATGAGGGGATATTTGGGAATGGTAAATTAAGTGATTTGGAGAAAATAAAAAAACTGCTTGATAATCTCAATATTGATATTAAGGAAAATGGTTTTTATCTTGATGATGTTGATGTAAGTGAAGAAATTAGAAAGCCGATTATTTCAGAAAATGTGTCGGATATTGCGGCAGTTCGAGAAGTACGAGAAAAAATGGTGGATTTACAGAGAAAGTTTTCCAAATCAAAAAATGTTATTTTAGATGGACGTGATATTGGAACAGTTGTTTTTCCAAATGCAGATTTGAAAATATTTTTAGTTGCTGATGCAAAGGAAAGGGCTAAAAGACGTTACAAGGAACTTGTTGAAAAAGGTGAAAATGTTGAAATTGAAGAAATTTACGATAATATTTTAAAAAGGGATAAAATTGATTCTACACGTAAGGAAAGTCCGTTAAAGAAAGCAAAAGATGCAGTTGAAGTGGATACGACTTTTAAAAGTATTAAAGAAGTGAAAAATGAGATTTTAAAAATGATAAATGTAAATATTTAATTATAATTTTTGTTTTGTAAAGTGTTAGTTTAAACTTATAAATAATTGTTATAACTTTAATAATTATTTTAGGTTTATTTTTTTAAAATTATAAGATACGTAGAATATATAAAAAAGAGAAAAAAATCAAAAAATTTGAAAAAAATACTAGACAAATATTGAAAATAGTGTATAATAATCTAGTAATTTAATAATTTAAAGAATAAAGCGGAGGTTTGATTAATATGTCAAAAAAAGAATTTGTAGATGCTTATGCAAAAGCTACAGGAGAAACTAAAAAAAGAGCAGAGGAATTGGTAAACCAATTTTTAGATAGTGTGGAAGAAGTATTATTAAATGGAGATTCAGTTCAATTTGTTGGATGGGGAACGTTTGAAGTAAAGGAAAGAGCAGCAAGAACAGGAATTAATCCACAAACTAAAGAAGAAATTCAAATACCTGCAAAAAAAGTTGTTAAATTTAAAGTAGGTAAAAAATTAGCTGATAATGTAGCTGAAGGAAAATAATGACTTTAAATTAGCGCAAGAATACTCGTAACTTTAGTTATGAGAATTTCAGGTAAACTGATAAAAGGCTATTTCTAAATGGAAATTCATTAGGAGATAGTCTTTTTGCTTAAAGATGAGTAAAAAGTGAAATTAAAAGATAGGTGAAATATGGTTTTATATAATTTATTAAGGAATTTATTGTATTTTGTAATAATGATTTTAGCAATATTTAATATTAAATTACTAAAATTTTTTAAATCTCGATTATTTCAAAAAATGGAAAATGATGATTTTTTAAATAATGGTGAAGAAGCAATTTTTATTCATTTTTCATCGGTTGGAGAATTCAACTTGACAAAGGAACTTATTTCAGAAATATTAGAGGAGAAAAAGACTGGAAAAAAAGAGAAGGTTATTCTTTCTGTTATGACAAATACTGGATTTGAGGCAGTTAGCAAAGAATATTCTGAAAATGGGAATGTAAGAATATTTTATTTTCCACTTGATGATTTTCTTGCAATTCGTAAAATTTATAAAAAATATAAAATAAAAAAGACAATAGTTATAGAAACTGAAATTTGGCCGAATTTATATTATTTTGCTGCTAAAAATGGAGAATTATTCATTGCCAATGGAAGGCTTACAGAAAAAAAATTAAAATCATATCTAAAATTTGGCTGGATTATTAAAAAAACTATAAATCGTGCAAAAAAAATAATGGTACAAAGTATTTCAGATAAGGAAAGATATGAAAGACTGGGAGTTCAAAGGGGTAAAATTAAAGTTTATAAAAATTTAAAATATTCAATTAAATATAATAAAATCTCAGAGATTCAAAAAAAAGAATATTATGATACAGTTGTAGATAAAAATAAAAAAATAATTGTATGCGGAAGTACACGTTTAGATGAGGAGAAAATTTGGCTGGACATTTTAAAAAAAATAGATACAAATAATGAATATCAGTTAATTATTGCACCAAGACATTTGAAACGGATTAGCGATATTGAAAAAATGATTTTGGAAAGATATTCAAGAGATGATTATTCTTTATTTACAAAGATTAATAAAAATAAAAAAAATGATAAAATAACGAAATATAAAAAAATAGTTATAGTCGATAAAATGGGAATTTTGACTGATTTTTATCAATTAGCGGATTTTGTATTTGTTGGAGGGACGCTTGTAGATATTGGTGGGCATTCAATTTTAGAGCCGCTTTATTATGGGAAAAAGCCGATTATTGGGAAATATTTTCAAAATATTGAGGAAATTGTAAAGGATGCTAAAGAACTTGGATTTGTTAAAATTGTGGAAAATGAAGATGAAATTGTTGAATATTTGAAAAAGTTTGAAAATATTGATACAAGGGAATTTTTTGAAAAAAATAATGAGATAGGTAAAATATTGGATGAAATTTTATATTAATTTTATAATGTTACTTATC
This window encodes:
- the rny gene encoding ribonuclease Y; its protein translation is MSISIAVLLIVIFSFLTFFIAYFFGSSIFKKKYGDLNELELKIVDAKRRLETSKKEVEREIESFRKEETLKVKEELLNEKKIADDEIKKMKSELAIKEERIAKKEETLETKMERLEEKEAKSDKHREKLFRREKELEEMIASEEKELERISELTQEDARKIILTKLENELDHDKAVLIRDYEYNLDREKDRIAKRIISTAIGKASADYVVDSTISVIQLPSEEMKGRIIGREGRNIRAIEAATGVDLIIDDTPEAVVLSSFDGVRREVAKIALEKLISDGRIHPTKIEEVVAKAQHEVDESILDAAEQAILEVGIPTLPREVLKVFGRLKFRTSFGQNILQHSIEVAHIAAALAAEIGANVDIAKRAALLHDIGKAFSHEQEGSHALNGGEFLRKFSKESEIVINAVEAHHNEVEQLSIEAVIVQAADSISASRPGARRETLSNYLKRLEQLEEIANSHEGIESSYAIQAGRELRLIVRPDNIDDDKATILARDVAKEIEEKMQYPGQIKVTVIRETRAVEYAK
- a CDS encoding TIGR00282 family metallophosphoesterase — its product is MKFLIIGDVVGRPGRNTLFKYLEKRRQNYDFIIVNGENSAGGFGINVKIAKEMFERGVDVITLGNHSWDKREIYPYINEQKNLIRPINFTKEAPGNGYTIVEKNEIKVAVINAQCKVFMPPIACPFLAVEEVLPKIKEKTDIIVLDFHGEATSEKQAMGWNLTGRVSAVYGTHTHTQTADERILPGGTAYISDIGMTGGHDGILGMNRRESIQRFKDGMPTRYSVCEENLRINGIELKVDEKIGKAVSIKRVNMGYDEI
- the prmA gene encoding 50S ribosomal protein L11 methyltransferase, with the translated sequence MKWIKVKVDYFSDSLEKTKAKLVNMFNEIGINQVEVIDYFSENELDYNANFSSKNDVWSIIGYIVDNRFANTKLNIIFNNLKEFMESENEFIYEIFTAKCNDEDWQDEWKKYFHTVNITDNIVIKPSWDEYEPSDNEIVVEIDPGLAFGTGTHETTSLCVEFLEKYAKNKKKLLDIGCGSGILMLIGKKLGVEKVVGIDIDEKVNDVVLENFSKNGINDNFQVIIGNLVDNVNEKYDLVVSNILVDVLEKLLEDIEKALEKGAIVIFSGILNEKEEAFLKKAKNYNLKQIDRKDKNNWVSLVFKYES
- the cmk gene encoding (d)CMP kinase, which encodes MIIAIDGPAGSGKSTIAKLIAKDIGLVYLDTGAMYRLVTLKALNEGIFGNGKLSDLEKIKKLLDNLNIDIKENGFYLDDVDVSEEIRKPIISENVSDIAAVREVREKMVDLQRKFSKSKNVILDGRDIGTVVFPNADLKIFLVADAKERAKRRYKELVEKGENVEIEEIYDNILKRDKIDSTRKESPLKKAKDAVEVDTTFKSIKEVKNEILKMINVNI
- a CDS encoding HU family DNA-binding protein, translating into MSKKEFVDAYAKATGETKKRAEELVNQFLDSVEEVLLNGDSVQFVGWGTFEVKERAARTGINPQTKEEIQIPAKKVVKFKVGKKLADNVAEGK
- a CDS encoding 3-deoxy-D-manno-octulosonic acid transferase, which translates into the protein MENDDFLNNGEEAIFIHFSSVGEFNLTKELISEILEEKKTGKKEKVILSVMTNTGFEAVSKEYSENGNVRIFYFPLDDFLAIRKIYKKYKIKKTIVIETEIWPNLYYFAAKNGELFIANGRLTEKKLKSYLKFGWIIKKTINRAKKIMVQSISDKERYERLGVQRGKIKVYKNLKYSIKYNKISEIQKKEYYDTVVDKNKKIIVCGSTRLDEEKIWLDILKKIDTNNEYQLIIAPRHLKRISDIEKMILERYSRDDYSLFTKINKNKKNDKITKYKKIVIVDKMGILTDFYQLADFVFVGGTLVDIGGHSILEPLYYGKKPIIGKYFQNIEEIVKDAKELGFVKIVENEDEIVEYLKKFENIDTREFFEKNNEIGKILDEILY